From Polaribacter butkevichii, a single genomic window includes:
- a CDS encoding MarC family protein: MNFIFKEAFTAFMVLFAVIDVIGNIPIIIDLRKKAGHIQSEKAAIIAGIIMIIFLFLGQSLLKLIGIDVHSFAVAGAFILFFIALEMILGITLYKDNEDDVNAITASVFPLAFPLIAGPGSLTTLLSLRAEFHLENIIVAVLANVLLIYFVLKTSSKIERIIGPNGIQIIRKIFGVILLAISVKLFAANIKVLFI; the protein is encoded by the coding sequence ATGAATTTTATTTTTAAAGAAGCCTTTACTGCATTTATGGTTTTGTTTGCTGTGATAGATGTTATTGGTAATATTCCTATTATTATAGACTTACGAAAAAAAGCAGGTCATATTCAGTCTGAAAAAGCAGCTATAATTGCAGGGATTATTATGATTATTTTTTTGTTTTTAGGACAAAGTTTATTAAAATTAATAGGAATTGACGTACATTCATTTGCTGTAGCAGGTGCCTTTATACTTTTCTTTATTGCTTTAGAAATGATTTTAGGAATTACGCTTTATAAAGACAATGAAGACGACGTAAATGCTATTACGGCCTCTGTTTTTCCTTTAGCTTTCCCTTTAATTGCTGGCCCAGGTAGTTTAACAACCTTACTTTCTTTAAGAGCTGAGTTTCATTTAGAAAACATTATAGTTGCTGTTTTAGCAAACGTTCTTTTAATTTATTTTGTATTAAAAACATCTTCTAAAATAGAACGTATAATAGGTCCTAACGGAATTCAAATAATTAGAAAGATTTTTGGTGTAATTTTATTAGCTATTTCTGTAAAATTATTTGCAGCAAATATTAAAGTCCTTTTTATTTAA
- a CDS encoding DUF3109 family protein — protein sequence MFQLGKTIVSEDIIEKDFVCNLSACKGACCIDGDAGAPLEKEETKILEDIYPKVKPFLRKEGIDVIEKEGTWVTSEWGELETPLINGADCAYVIFDEKKTALCAIEEAYNQGEIDWKKPVSCHLYPIRIKDYSEFSAVNYDKWEICDDACTLGKELQVPVYKFVKQALIRKFGQDWYNELEIVAEKHLKNM from the coding sequence ATGTTTCAACTTGGAAAAACTATAGTTTCAGAAGATATTATCGAAAAAGATTTTGTTTGCAATTTATCTGCTTGTAAAGGTGCTTGTTGTATAGATGGCGACGCCGGTGCTCCCTTAGAAAAAGAAGAGACAAAAATTTTAGAAGATATTTATCCTAAAGTAAAACCTTTTTTAAGAAAAGAAGGTATTGATGTTATTGAAAAAGAAGGTACTTGGGTTACCAGTGAGTGGGGAGAGTTAGAAACTCCTTTAATTAATGGTGCAGATTGTGCTTATGTTATTTTTGATGAAAAGAAAACAGCCCTTTGCGCTATAGAAGAAGCATATAACCAAGGAGAAATCGATTGGAAAAAACCAGTTTCTTGTCATTTATACCCGATTAGAATAAAAGACTACAGTGAGTTTTCTGCTGTAAATTATGATAAATGGGAAATTTGCGACGATGCTTGTACGTTGGGTAAAGAATTACAAGTGCCTGTTTACAAGTTTGTAAAACAAGCTTTGATAAGAAAATTTGGACAAGATTGGTATAATGAATTAGA